In Lonchura striata isolate bLonStr1 chromosome 2, bLonStr1.mat, whole genome shotgun sequence, a single genomic region encodes these proteins:
- the CHAMP1 gene encoding chromosome alignment-maintaining phosphoprotein 1, with protein sequence MDMLQILRKTTERLECDYCSFRGTDYENIQIHMGTVHPEYCDEMDAAGLGKLIFYQKSAKLFHCHKCFFTSKMYCNVYYHIKAQHAAPEKWNEEQKEQQVEGDSDSSKESVTLEPQKPTLSPESFKPALSPDLPKSEPVVSPKLQKPSVSPEPQKSAQVTSPEPEMSVQTVSPDPEKSAQATSSDPEKLASSMSPDPQKPSPAVSPDPQKPSPVMSPDPQKPSPAVSPDPQKPAPAVSPEPRRHSPATSPEPRRHSPAISPEPRRHSPAVSPEPRRYSPAVSPEPKKPPPEASPEPRRYAPAGSPEPRRHPSQMRRPASASSPESRRPASAVSPESWRPGPTISPEPWRSSPHEVQKSSAVSPWASKPAMSVSVESRRSAPESRRPGSVVLPEPRRLVSDSCKSTFFSESQKSTLVSSEPWKPISSVYPEGWKPVLSPDTWKHSPPVSPELRKSSHTVSSDSWKPSFFPEVRKPGVSVSPESWKLSEARKSMYFSETQKSTSAASSEIQKRAHFPEPRKRVLFPETRKSNPTASTDVQKRAVFSEPQNQMSTSAISTEGQKQTLCSETQKSALLSSEVQKHALFSEAQKLTSISSEVQESTSFLESQKSTSPEVQKHSLFTESQKPTPVSPETLKQAVFTDCQKSAVSPDVQKHAVFSEMQRPAAALSSDVQRHAETTVPSEIQKNILFSEPHKSASGFFSEPQTPSESGESDFLSHSLDDQKPLDDLFSQDEQSILAKESPEHMLYSCPKKKPKKENQENSDSELNSSECEKPVVDSMEIKEQESNSDQEQYDMESSDYSKESKMDATTPTQPQCVLQFTEEKEAFISEEEIAKYMKRGKGKYYCKICCCRAMKKGAVLHHLVNKHNVQSPYKCKICGKAFLLESLLKNHVAAHGQSLLKCPRCNFESNFPRGFKKHLTHCQSRHSDDTPKKHLDSLEPLEEQI encoded by the coding sequence ATGGACATGTTGCAGATCCTACGTAAAACCACAGAGCGGTTGGAATGTGACTACTGCAGCTTCAGGGGAACTGACTATGAAAACATACAAATTCATATGGGTACTGTTCACCCAGAGTATTGTGATGAAATGGATGCTGCTGGTTTGGGTAAACTTATCTTTTATCAAAAAAGTGCAAAACTGTTTCACTGCCATAAATGTTTCTTTACCAGCAAGATGTATTGCAATGTATATTATCACATCAAAGCACAGCATGCAGCACCTGAGAAGTGGAACGAAGAGCAGAAAGAGCAACAGGTAGAAGGAGATTCAGATTCATCCAAGGAAAGTGTCACATTAGAGCCACAGAAACCTACCCTTTCTCCTGAGTCATTCAAACCTGCCCTTTCTCCTGACCTCCCCAAATCTGAACCTGTTGTTTCCCCCAAGCTTCAGAAACCTTCTGTGTCTCCAGAGCCCCAGAAGTCTGCTCAGGTGACTTCCCCAGAGCCAGAGATGTCAGTCCAGACCGTGTCTCCGGATCCAGAAAAGTCAGCCCAGGCCACATCTTCCGATCCGGAGAAGTTAGCCTCATCTATGTCTCCTGACCCACAGAAGCCATCTCCTGCTGTGTCTCCTGACCCACAGAAGCCATCTCCTGTCATGTCTCCTGACCCACAGAAGCCAtctcctgctgtgtcccctgACCCACAGAAGCCAGCCCCAGCCGTGTCGCCAGAGCCCCGTCGGCACTCCCCAGCAACGTCTCCAGAGCCCCGTCGGCATTCCCCTGCCATATCACCTGAGCCCCGGCGCCATTCTCCGGCCGTGTCTCCAGAACCCCGCAGATACTCCCCAGCTGTGTCACCAGAGCCAAAGAAACCTCCTCCAGAAGCGTCCCCTGAACCACGGAGGTATGCCCCAGCTGGGTCTCCTGAGCCACGGAGGCATCCCTCTCAAATGCGCAGGCCTGCTTCTGCTTCTTCTCCTGAAAGCCGGAGGCCTGCTTCTGCAGTTTCGCCAGAGTCATGGAGACCTGGTCCCACCATTTCCCCTGAGCCCTGGAGGTCTTCACCTCATGAAGTACAGAAGTCTTCTGCAGTTTCTCCCTGGGCTTCAAAGCCTGCCATGTCAGTGTCCGTAGAATCCCGGAGGTCTGCCCCTGAGTCCCGAAGGCCTGGTTCTGTTGTGTTGCCAGAACCTAGGAGGCTTGTTTCTGATTCCTGTAAGTCTACGTTCTTTTCTGAATCTCAGAAGTCTACTCTTGTTTCTTCTGAGCCCTGGAAACCCATCTCATCTGTTTACCCTGAAGGCTGGAAACCTGTTCTGTCCCCTGACACATGGAAGCATTCTCCCCCTGTTTCTCCTGAGCTTCGAAAGTCCAGTCACACTGTTTCCTCTGACTCTTGGAagccttctttctttcctgaggTCCGTAAGCCTGGTGTTTCAGTATCTCCTGAATCTTGGAAACTCTCTGAGGCACGGAAATCTATGTATTTTTCTGAAACTCAGAAATCCACTTCTGCTGCTTCATCTGAGATACAGAAACGGGCTCATTTCCCTGAACCTCGGAAAAGAGTGTTGTTCCCAGAGACTCGTAAATCCAATCCCACTGCTTCTACTGATGTCCAGAAACGTGCTGTCTTTTCTGAGCCCCAGAATCAGATGTCTACTTCTGCTATTTCTACTGAAGGTCAAAAACAAACTCTGTGTTCTGAAACCCAAAAATCCGCTCTCCTTTCTTCTGAAGTCCAGAAGCATGCCCTGTTTTCTGAAGCCCAAAAACTCACTTCCATTTCGTCTGAAGTTCAGGAGTCTACTTCCTTTCTAGAGTCTCAGAAATCCACATCTCCTGAAGTTCAGAAACACAGCCTCTTTACTGAGTCCCAGAAACCTACTCCTGTTTCTCCTGAGACACTCAAGCAAGCTGTTTTCACAGACTGCCAGAAATCTGCTGTTTCCCCTGATGTTCAAAAGCATGCTGTATTTTCTGAGATGCAGAGGCCTGCTGCTGCTCTATCCTCTGATGTCCAGAGACACGCTGAAACTACTGTACCTTCTGAAATCCAGAAGAACATCCTGTTTTCCGAGCCTCACAAGTCTGCTTCGGGCTTTTTTTCTGAGCCCCAAACACCTAGCGAGTCTGGTGAGAGTGACTTTCTCTCACACAGTTTAGATGATCAGAAACCACTGGATGATTTATTCTCACAGGATGAACAATCAATATTAGCCAAAGAATCACCTGAACACATGTTATATTCATGCCCAAAAAAGAAGCCCAAGAAGGAAAACCAGGAGAACTCAGATTCTGAACTAAATAGCAGTGAGTGTGAAAAACCAGTGGTGGACTCAATGGAGATAAAGGAACAAGAATCCAACAGTGATCAAGAGCAGTATGATATGGAGTCATCTGATTACAGCAAAGAGAGCAAAATGGATGCAACTACGCCTACGCAGCCACAGTGTGTGCTTCAGTTTACTGAAGAGAAAGAGGCTTTCATCTCTGAGGAAGAAATAGCAAAATACATGAAGCGTGGCAAGGGAAAGTATTACTGCAAAATTTGTTGCTGTCGTGCAATGAAAAAAGGTGCTGTCTTGCACCATTTAGTTAACAAGCATAATGTTCAAAGCCCATACAAATGTAAAATATGTGGCAAAGCTTTTCTCTTGGAGTCTCTTCTTAAAAATCATGTTGCAGCTCATGGTCAAAGTCTGTTGAAGTGTCCCCGTTGTAATTTTGAATCAAATTTTCCCCGAGGCTTTAAGAAACATTTAACCCATTGCCAAAGCCGTCATAGTGATGATACACCTAAAAAACACTTGGACAGCCTTGAACCACTTGAAGAACAAATttaa